Proteins encoded within one genomic window of Arachis ipaensis cultivar K30076 chromosome B08, Araip1.1, whole genome shotgun sequence:
- the LOC107614049 gene encoding putative disease resistance protein RGA1 (The sequence of the model RefSeq protein was modified relative to this genomic sequence to represent the inferred CDS: added 13 bases not found in genome assembly): protein MAESFIFSIAESLITKLASRAYEEASQVVGVYDDLQDMKSSLSYVKAVLLDAEQKQEQNHELREWLKQIKLIFYDAENVLDQVDCETLRKQVIRDYGTPKDKVGRFFSSSSPLVFRYKLALQIKDIRMRLDRVAADRDKFGLQVIDVDRRVVHRREMTYSHVVESDVIGRAHDKEKIVKLLMEPSLDNNAGSKHISVIPIVGIGGLGKTTLAKLVFNDERITDSFPLKMWVCVSEDFNLKQLIIKIINAASNFVSTGALPGHQNLKELEVEQLQYCLRNMLEGQKFFLVLDDVWNEDRVKWVALQDLISVGAQGSKVIVTTRSPSIASMMGTVAYSHHLKSLSPEDSLRLFVRWAFKEGEEGKYPDLIRIGREIVDKCKGVPLAVRTLGSSLFSKHERQEWESLRDKEIWNLPQKKDDILPALKLSYDEMPSHLRQCFALLSLYPKNHYYISFGVASLWGAAGLLSLESKDETIVDVAHQYLRDLMARSFLHDVFYCGTFYIFDIHDLVHDLAVYVAKDVCQLVNSNTQDISENVLHLSFVENGLPYNSIKPSLQGVRSILFPVDNQGASEAFLDAWVLNCKYLRYLDLSDSTCETLPESIGKLKHLRYISLQGNTRIKRLPNSICKLQHLQVLLLDRCSNLETLPKKIRKLISLQRLEITTKQSILPESDIAKLNCLEHLSVENCDNLKSLFVETRLPTLRTLQVRGCANLKSLPLDTQHFPQLETLGISSVGNEDWLHRSEDTNAVLRLKTIVLFEMATLPHSLQQYASTLQGLMISRCYELEVLPEWLWNLSSLKFLYISRCPKLKSLSSDIHRLTSLQVLRIINCHELYRKYEPQVGECWPMISHIKHTDIRKPWE from the coding sequence ATGGCAGAATCATTCATCTTCAGCATCGCTGAATCACTCATAACTAAGCTTGCTTCTCGTGCATACGAAGAAGCATCTCAGGTGGTTGGTGTCTACGATGACCTCCAAGACATGAAAAGCAGTCTCTCATATGTGAAAGCTGTGCTGTTGGATGCTGAGCAGAAGCAGGAGCAGAACCACGAACTGCGGGAGTGGCTGAAGCAGATCAAACTCATCTTCTATGATGCTGAGAACGTGCTTGATCAAGTTGACTGTGAAACACTGCGCAAGCAAGTCATCAGAGACTACGGCACTCCCAAGGACAAGGTAGGCCGCTTCTTCTCGAGTTCTAGTCCACTTGTGTTTCGTTATAAGCTTGCTCTTCAGATCAAAGATATTAGGATGAGATTAGACAGAGTCGCGGCTGATAGGGATAAGTTTGGGCTTCAAGTAATTGATGTTGATAGGCGAGTTGTGCATAGGAGGGAAATGACTTACTCCCATGTTGTTGAGTCTGATGTCATAGGACGTGCTCATGATAAAGAAAAGATTGTAAAGCTCTTGATGGAACCCAGTCTTGACAACAATGCTGGCTCTAAACATATCTCTGTCATTCCCATTGTGGGAATTGGAGGTTTGGGAAAAACCACACTTGCTAAGCTTGTCTTCAATGATGAAAGGATAACTGACTCCTTTCCGTTGAAAATGTGGGTGTGTGTGTCTGAAGACTTTAATCTCAAGCAATTGATTATTAAGATCATCAATGCTGCTAGCAATTTTGTTTCTACTGGTGCTCTTCCGGGCCaccaaaatttaaaagaattagAGGTTGAACAATTGCAATATTGTCTAAGAAACATGCTTGAGGGTCAAAAGTTTTTCCTAGTCTTGGACGATGTATGGAATGAAGATCGTGTTAAATGGGTTGCGCTGCAAGATCTCATTTCAGTGGGTGCTCAAGGAAGCAAAGTAATAGTCACAACACGTAGCCCATCCATCGCTTCCATGATGGGTACCGTTGCCTACTCGCACCATTTAAAAAGTCTTTCTCCCGAGGATTCATTGCGTTTGTTCGTTAGATGGGCTTttaaagaaggagaagagggaaAATATCCAGATTTGATAAGGATTGGAAGAGAAATCGTAGACAAGTGCAAAGGAGTTCCTTTAGCGGTGAGAACGTTGGGAAGTTCACTATTTTCCAAACACGAGAGACAAGAGTGGGAATCATTGAGAGACAAGGAGATTTGGAATTTGCCACAAAAAAAGGATGATATCTTACCTGCATTAAAATTAAGTTATGATGAAATGCCATCCCATTTGAGGCAATGTTTTGCTTTGCTCTCCCTTTATCCAAAGAATCATTATTACATTTCTTTTGGCGTTGCTTCACTTTGGGGGGCAGCAGGTTTGCTTTCATTGGAAAGCAAAGATGAAACAATAGTAGACGTTGCACATCAATATTTGAGAGACTTAATGGCAAGATCTTTTCTTCATGATGTTTTTTATTGTGGCACCTTTTATATATTTGACATACATGATTTAGTGCATGATCTTGCAGTATATGTTGCAAAAGATGTGTGCCAATTGGTCAATTCAAACACGCAAGATATATCAGAAAATGTGCTGCATTTGTCTTTTGTTGAGAATGGTTTGCCTTACAATTCCATCAAGCCAAGCTTACAAGGTGTGAGAAGCATTCTGTTTCCAGTTGACAATCAGGGAGCCAGTGAAGCTTTCTTGGATGCATGGGTGTTAAACTGCAAATACCTGCGATATTTGGATTTAAGTGATTCTACATGTGAGACTCTGCCTGAGTCAATTGGTAAGTTGAAACATTTAAGATATATTTCTCTTCAGGGTAATACAAGAATAAAGAGGCTCCCTAATTCTATTTGCAAGCTGCAACATTTGCAAGTTTTGCTTCTTGATAGGTGTTCAAATCTGGAAACTTTACCGAAAAAGATAAGAAAGTTGATCAGCCTGCAAAGATTGGAGATAACCACAAAGCAATCTATTTTGCCAGAGAGTGACATTGCAAAGTTGAATTGTCTTGAACATTTGTCTGTCGAAAATTGTGATAATTTGAAGTCCTTGTTTGTTGAGACAAGATTGCCTACACTTCGAACTTTGCAAGTTCGTGGCTGTGCGAATCTAAAGTCTTTGCCACTTGATACTCAGCATTTTCCTCAGTTAGAAACTTTGGGAATCAGCAGTGTTGGCAATGAAGATTGGCTTCATAGATCAGAGGATACTAATGCTGTCTTGAGGTTAAAAACCATTGTTCTTTTTGAAATGGCAACATTGCCTCATTCTCTCCAACAATATGCAAGCACGTTACAAGGTTTGATGATTTCACGTTGCTACGAGCTGGAGGTACTGCCCGAATGGCTGTGGAATCTGAGTTCTTTGAAATTTCTTTATATCTCCCGGTGTCCGAAATTGAAGTCTCTTTCCAGTGATATCCACCGTCTAACAAGTCTGCAAGTTTTGCGAATCATAAATTGCCATGAGTTATATAGAAAATACGAGCCACAAGTTGGAGAGTGCTGGCCCATGATATCTCACATCAAGCATACTGACATTAGGAA